In one window of Mesorhizobium sp. B2-1-1 DNA:
- a CDS encoding alkaline phosphatase D family protein: MTHSLPSEARAPAFGVRVEVEAGKILVQAADSGGRGLPHAAFIVPVYAKGDRLHMIGPPVTSRGDEKGQSDDSLYNSLPHYYIKQPASPYVFEVPLHEWPEAQQVLVLLLYVQAQGIGGLARLPKLPDAAGSPPEILDTGSHAKNAVKRAAEAIRYALETDTLDDLRGGLIVGRPGRSHRSHRHKSDARAVSNLSFALASCQYPSDFLDHMPDGQHATRGPADASLLALGDLLGKPGAPTLLLLAGDQVYIDATAGLFDPKVVNDRFRIPYERRGQSRGVKAVMQRLDMAVEMMLDDHEIRDNWAKDPDPAMRKNDIVIKPGKLAYFRYERGKTEVLEKRLPAHIWRDDLTHNGMPFFLCDTRTERQGRTVSNWCEARIMGSTQFAKLCEWLTKPEHTEMPKFVLTSSAVLPRRREVAEAPTCALRSDAWDGYPFSLHKLLRFVCNKEIKGLVFLSGDEHVSSLVTARVTNSKTGKQSILHCIHSSALYAPYPFANGTADNFQANETFCFPDPDPEQGPYCCEVQTSFAPGDGFALVTTCRRRSHWRLDVKFHDSGGLKENGTFTRDLE; this comes from the coding sequence ATGACGCATTCTCTCCCCTCTGAAGCCAGGGCGCCCGCCTTCGGGGTGCGCGTAGAGGTCGAGGCGGGCAAGATCCTGGTGCAAGCGGCCGATAGCGGAGGGCGGGGCTTGCCTCATGCAGCTTTCATTGTTCCCGTCTACGCAAAGGGCGACCGCCTGCACATGATCGGTCCGCCGGTTACGAGCCGCGGCGACGAGAAAGGACAGAGCGACGATAGCCTCTATAATAGTCTTCCGCATTACTATATTAAGCAACCCGCATCTCCTTACGTATTTGAAGTTCCGCTCCATGAGTGGCCTGAAGCGCAGCAGGTACTGGTCTTGCTGCTGTACGTTCAGGCGCAGGGTATTGGCGGCTTGGCTCGGTTACCGAAACTGCCCGACGCGGCGGGATCACCACCTGAAATCCTCGACACAGGTTCGCATGCCAAGAACGCGGTGAAGAGGGCCGCCGAGGCTATTCGGTATGCGCTCGAGACTGACACATTGGATGATTTGCGAGGTGGCCTGATCGTCGGCAGGCCTGGAAGGTCGCACAGAAGCCATCGGCACAAGAGCGATGCCCGCGCGGTATCGAACCTTTCATTCGCTCTCGCAAGTTGCCAATACCCCAGTGATTTCCTCGACCACATGCCCGACGGTCAGCATGCGACACGAGGGCCCGCGGATGCGTCTCTGCTCGCGCTCGGCGATCTACTGGGCAAACCCGGCGCCCCAACGTTGCTGCTGCTGGCCGGCGATCAGGTATATATCGACGCTACGGCAGGGCTTTTCGACCCTAAGGTAGTCAACGACCGATTCCGAATACCCTACGAACGCCGGGGCCAGAGCCGCGGTGTGAAGGCGGTGATGCAGCGCTTGGACATGGCGGTTGAAATGATGCTGGACGATCATGAGATTCGCGACAATTGGGCAAAAGACCCTGACCCGGCGATGCGCAAGAATGATATCGTCATAAAGCCTGGGAAGCTGGCTTACTTCAGGTACGAACGTGGCAAGACCGAGGTGCTGGAAAAGCGCCTGCCGGCACACATCTGGCGAGACGATTTAACCCACAACGGTATGCCATTCTTCCTTTGCGACACGCGCACCGAACGTCAAGGACGGACGGTTTCGAACTGGTGCGAAGCGCGGATCATGGGTTCAACGCAATTCGCCAAACTTTGTGAATGGCTTACCAAGCCTGAACACACCGAAATGCCCAAATTTGTTCTCACATCCTCGGCAGTGCTGCCGCGGCGGCGGGAGGTGGCCGAGGCCCCCACTTGTGCCTTGCGTTCGGACGCGTGGGATGGATACCCGTTTTCCTTACATAAACTGCTCAGGTTCGTGTGCAACAAGGAAATAAAGGGACTGGTATTCCTGTCGGGTGACGAGCACGTGAGCAGCCTGGTCACCGCTCGTGTAACAAACAGCAAAACCGGCAAGCAGAGCATCCTGCATTGTATCCACAGTTCGGCGCTGTACGCGCCATATCCGTTTGCGAACGGAACTGCCGACAATTTCCAGGCCAATGAGACTTTTTGCTTTCCCGATCCCGATCCTGAGCAGGGGCCGTATTGTTGCGAGGTGCAGACAAGTTTCGCCCCTGGCGACGGTTTCGCGCTTGTAACGACATGCCGCCGCCGTTCGCATTGGCGTCTGGATGTCAAGTTCCACGACAGCGGGGGGCTCAAGGAGAACGGAACCTTCACGCGCGACCTAGAGTAA
- a CDS encoding NIPSNAP family protein, giving the protein MIVEERIYKIRAGRLARYMQLISEEGLAIQQPILGNLIGYFRTEIGPLNHVVHLWGYSNLNDRAERRQRLAEDPAWRAFTVKLTENIETMENRILIPTDFSPLR; this is encoded by the coding sequence ATGATTGTCGAGGAACGCATCTACAAGATAAGGGCCGGCCGTCTCGCCAGATACATGCAACTTATCAGCGAGGAAGGCCTTGCCATCCAGCAGCCGATCTTGGGCAACCTGATCGGCTATTTCCGCACCGAGATCGGACCTCTCAACCATGTCGTGCATCTATGGGGCTATAGCAACCTGAACGACCGCGCCGAGCGGCGTCAGCGGCTGGCCGAAGATCCCGCGTGGCGGGCGTTTACGGTCAAGCTCACCGAGAATATCGAAACGATGGAAAACCGAATCCTGATCCCGACCGATTTTTCACCGCTGCGGTAG
- a CDS encoding GMC family oxidoreductase N-terminal domain-containing protein — MPVHIKAAPEPPRATAWLSHRLETLVHDFPQIADTERATVKGGYDFDVVIVGSGYGGSVAAAELSSCKDVQGQSLKICVLERGKEYLAGMFPSRLADLGGHIRFATPFAKRQRGVFDGLYDLRCSDDAVALVACGLGGGSLINAGVMEMPLLEIFREARWPTKIRRDTNLEETGKRLRDWLGAKPIRVTKPFLAKSEAIRNLAGGKARPAHITVASDCHTNHAGVAMSKCRRCGDCATGCNYNAKESLDLNLLRLARQSGVRIVTGATVLRVLRAGEGWQLDVNHTDGHLRDNQRKPFALLARRVILAAGTFGSTEILMRSQIRGIKFSDQLGSKFSANGDMLVVAHDLAARVNGVADETEDPAPNTKSEDCGRAVGPTITAMIDLRDGNAATDLVIQDLAVPGPLRRLFEESATTFDVLNRVADGDWAKHEPDPSRVDDAAVNPAAITNSLVLAMIGRDDAEGALALGPSMQNSADEMQGDPEKMRADGMQKDAEKLRADGVQKDAEKLLADGMLTVRWPELRLDPRLENHHARLGKLLRESGLGGRLVNNLLWRPLSDRLEAVFGRQRGPLLTVHPLGGCAMGDDVRQGVTDHCGRVFDAAAVGLRRTHEGLIVLDGSVVPTSLGINPALTIAVLALRAITELKEEWQLSGGRLINAPLPGNSRGETRPIYSTPRTNPAPTPTSIELTEQVRGKVPLAMRGNGVKPHMVELTLTTKPVVLTDLYALQTPRGRCLPIAHGRLRILRAGKEFDPIADQAYESHVALEAEISGSLHLFDLEKSRPVPRMLRAILAWALNRGMRDFAYRLVRQGQEWLRFTPPSGGASHLRLLDILHLCSRAGGVRLIEYDLHIDKVVEPEDLGTGARFDSSLFTQKKIRAVKRLTYARGASPWQQLMEMSVEVFPQMSKTVIGKKLPSLELNKRYLARQSVPLLRIVGQQDRVAALADLASFILYGFRVVLQIHALSFRRPDPPSAREPQRLPGAVPGLPAPQIDWLTLKGQLSPPIRIRLARYDGSSAKVIEKGVPKRPVLLIHGYSASGTTFAHAAVPGNLAQSLCDAGRDVWVLDMRSSSGLTTATGGWSFEEMAENDIPIAVQHVLAATGQERLDVVCHCMGAAMFSMAVLGEHDRRNLHNKIGRVVFSQVGPAMLLSSANVLAAYVMRYVRYFLQLEDYVFSPHGDISLAGQLLDRALSAMWLPSDEYRRENPLWPPGKATPWVGTRHRMDALYARTFSLNNLSDLVLDHIDDFFGPLSVETVSQVIHFAGFNTVTDRAGINRYVLPDRVRDRLRFPMMSIHGAENGLVAPSTLRLMRNMLKGAGVPHLNSSLHAVEAVQSEEEIRDLIDKSGQFLALGQPSYLTWCIAGHGHQDCLIGKDASSICGVIAKYLGMPDISDMPGPLEEKP, encoded by the coding sequence TTGCCGGTACACATCAAGGCAGCGCCGGAGCCGCCACGTGCGACGGCTTGGCTCTCGCACCGACTCGAGACATTGGTCCACGATTTTCCGCAGATCGCCGATACGGAAAGGGCAACTGTCAAGGGCGGATATGACTTTGATGTTGTCATCGTTGGCAGCGGCTATGGCGGCTCGGTGGCTGCCGCCGAACTGAGTAGCTGCAAGGATGTGCAAGGCCAATCTTTAAAAATCTGCGTGCTCGAACGCGGCAAGGAGTACTTGGCCGGAATGTTCCCTTCGCGATTGGCCGATCTGGGTGGCCACATCCGCTTTGCCACCCCCTTTGCGAAACGCCAACGCGGCGTGTTCGATGGTCTTTACGACTTGCGCTGCAGCGACGACGCGGTAGCTCTCGTCGCGTGTGGCTTGGGTGGAGGCTCATTAATCAACGCCGGCGTGATGGAGATGCCGCTGCTGGAGATTTTCCGGGAAGCACGCTGGCCCACCAAAATCCGCAGGGATACGAATCTCGAGGAGACGGGTAAACGGCTGCGCGATTGGCTGGGAGCCAAGCCGATACGTGTCACCAAGCCTTTCCTGGCCAAGTCCGAAGCAATTAGAAATTTGGCTGGTGGCAAAGCACGGCCCGCTCACATAACCGTCGCTTCCGATTGCCACACCAACCACGCCGGGGTCGCGATGAGCAAATGTCGCCGTTGCGGCGACTGCGCCACTGGTTGCAACTACAATGCCAAAGAATCCCTCGACCTGAATTTGTTGCGGCTGGCTCGACAAAGCGGAGTACGAATCGTCACTGGCGCCACCGTCTTGCGCGTTTTGCGCGCGGGCGAAGGATGGCAGTTGGACGTCAATCACACCGACGGCCATCTACGCGATAACCAGCGGAAGCCGTTCGCGCTGCTGGCGAGGCGCGTGATCCTTGCAGCAGGCACATTCGGCTCGACGGAAATTTTGATGCGCTCGCAAATCCGCGGGATAAAGTTCTCCGATCAGCTGGGAAGCAAGTTCTCCGCCAATGGTGACATGCTCGTCGTTGCCCATGATTTGGCGGCACGGGTGAATGGCGTCGCTGATGAAACCGAGGATCCGGCCCCAAACACCAAAAGCGAGGATTGCGGTCGCGCGGTCGGCCCGACAATAACCGCAATGATCGATCTGCGCGACGGCAACGCGGCTACTGACCTGGTAATCCAGGATCTTGCCGTACCGGGACCGCTGCGCCGCCTGTTTGAGGAAAGCGCCACCACATTCGATGTGCTCAATCGCGTCGCCGATGGCGACTGGGCGAAGCATGAGCCGGATCCTTCACGAGTAGACGACGCAGCCGTCAATCCTGCCGCCATCACCAACTCCCTGGTGCTGGCCATGATCGGCCGCGACGACGCGGAGGGAGCACTTGCGCTAGGGCCCTCGATGCAAAACAGCGCCGATGAGATGCAAGGCGATCCTGAAAAAATGCGCGCCGACGGGATGCAAAAGGATGCTGAAAAATTGCGCGCCGACGGGGTGCAAAAGGATGCTGAAAAATTGCTCGCCGACGGGATGCTCACGGTGCGCTGGCCGGAGTTGCGACTGGACCCCCGGCTGGAGAACCATCATGCGCGCCTTGGCAAGTTGCTTCGAGAGTCTGGATTGGGCGGACGGCTGGTGAACAACCTGTTGTGGCGACCTTTGTCCGACAGGCTCGAAGCCGTGTTCGGTCGCCAACGCGGGCCGCTGCTGACGGTGCATCCCCTGGGGGGCTGCGCCATGGGTGACGACGTTCGCCAAGGCGTGACCGATCATTGCGGCCGCGTGTTCGATGCCGCTGCGGTCGGCCTCAGACGCACTCACGAAGGGTTGATCGTGCTCGATGGCTCGGTCGTGCCCACGTCGCTGGGCATCAATCCCGCCTTGACCATAGCCGTTCTGGCATTGCGAGCGATCACCGAGCTCAAGGAGGAATGGCAACTCAGTGGCGGCCGTTTGATCAATGCACCCTTGCCTGGGAACTCTCGTGGCGAAACGCGGCCGATATATTCCACGCCGCGGACGAACCCTGCGCCTACGCCTACCAGCATCGAACTGACCGAACAGGTGCGCGGCAAGGTCCCTCTGGCTATGCGCGGCAACGGTGTGAAACCACACATGGTCGAACTGACGCTAACCACCAAGCCGGTGGTGCTCACCGATCTCTACGCGCTGCAAACGCCCCGTGGACGGTGTTTGCCGATTGCCCATGGTCGGCTGCGCATTCTGCGTGCAGGAAAGGAGTTCGACCCCATTGCAGATCAGGCCTATGAAAGCCATGTTGCGCTCGAGGCGGAGATCTCGGGATCGCTCCACCTGTTCGATCTGGAAAAATCGCGCCCCGTGCCCCGAATGCTGCGCGCTATCCTTGCGTGGGCGCTCAACCGCGGGATGCGCGACTTTGCTTACCGCTTGGTCCGCCAGGGCCAGGAATGGTTGCGTTTCACGCCGCCTAGCGGAGGGGCATCCCATCTCAGACTGCTCGACATTCTGCACCTGTGCTCGCGTGCGGGCGGGGTCCGCCTGATCGAATACGATTTGCACATCGACAAGGTTGTCGAGCCGGAAGATCTCGGCACGGGCGCGAGGTTCGACAGCTCTCTGTTCACGCAGAAGAAAATCAGAGCGGTGAAGCGGCTCACCTATGCGCGCGGCGCCAGCCCTTGGCAGCAATTGATGGAGATGTCGGTCGAAGTTTTCCCGCAGATGAGCAAGACCGTCATTGGCAAGAAGCTACCGTCGCTAGAGCTAAACAAACGATACCTGGCGCGGCAATCGGTGCCTCTGCTGCGGATAGTGGGGCAGCAAGACCGTGTCGCGGCACTGGCAGATCTGGCCTCTTTCATACTCTACGGTTTTCGCGTCGTGCTTCAGATACATGCACTGAGTTTTCGCCGCCCCGACCCGCCATCTGCGCGTGAACCACAACGGTTGCCCGGGGCGGTGCCGGGCTTACCTGCGCCCCAAATCGACTGGTTGACCTTGAAAGGTCAGCTCAGCCCGCCGATCCGCATTCGCCTGGCCCGCTATGACGGCAGTTCCGCAAAGGTGATCGAGAAGGGCGTCCCGAAACGCCCCGTCTTGCTCATCCATGGTTACAGTGCGAGCGGCACCACATTTGCTCATGCTGCCGTACCCGGCAACCTCGCTCAATCGCTGTGTGATGCTGGGCGCGATGTCTGGGTGCTCGATATGCGATCGAGTTCAGGCCTGACTACCGCCACAGGCGGTTGGTCTTTTGAGGAGATGGCGGAGAATGACATTCCGATCGCCGTCCAACACGTGCTGGCTGCGACAGGGCAGGAAAGGCTCGATGTCGTCTGCCATTGCATGGGCGCGGCAATGTTCAGCATGGCAGTGCTTGGCGAGCATGATCGAAGGAATTTGCACAATAAGATCGGGCGCGTGGTGTTTTCGCAAGTCGGCCCGGCAATGCTGTTGAGTTCGGCAAATGTGCTCGCCGCATATGTGATGCGATATGTACGTTATTTTCTTCAACTTGAAGACTATGTGTTTAGTCCGCATGGCGATATCTCGCTCGCCGGTCAATTGCTCGACAGAGCGCTCTCGGCAATGTGGCTGCCGTCCGACGAGTATCGGCGCGAGAATCCCCTCTGGCCCCCAGGCAAAGCGACGCCTTGGGTCGGCACAAGACATCGGATGGACGCGCTCTATGCACGCACCTTCTCGCTCAACAATCTCTCTGACCTCGTACTCGACCACATCGACGATTTCTTCGGCCCGCTCAGCGTCGAGACAGTCTCGCAGGTCATACATTTTGCTGGCTTCAACACCGTGACCGATCGCGCCGGCATAAATCGCTATGTGCTGCCGGACCGGGTGAGGGATCGACTGAGATTCCCGATGATGTCGATCCATGGAGCGGAAAACGGTTTGGTCGCCCCCTCAACGCTAAGACTGATGCGAAATATGCTCAAAGGGGCCGGCGTGCCGCATTTGAACTCATCTCTGCATGCGGTCGAGGCGGTGCAATCGGAGGAAGAAATCAGGGATCTTATTGACAAAAGCGGCCAGTTCCTGGCGCTCGGCCAACCGTCCTACCTGACCTGGTGCATTGCCGGCCACGGTCATCAGGATTGCCTGATCGGCAAAGACGCCTCGTCGATCTGCGGCGTTATAGCGAAATACCTAGGAATGCCGGATATCTCCGATATGCCGGGGCCCTTGGAGGAAAAGCCATGA
- a CDS encoding cysteine hydrolase family protein, with amino-acid sequence MLASPKNPALMVVDMQNDFVRRHAPMEVASARETIPSISRLIAAFRGNGKAVVFTRYVADPLYQALAGKLTWIKLTDAPTHACVPGFMRSYGDVEGLRDAAEVIDELAPQDGDIVLDKVYFSAFHATDLAKTLKLLAVDGLVFVGTVAEMCVEDSCRHAVHFGYPTIVVEDAVSSNHPPSRQAMLDAFARNYGWVMTTDRLLDSFAVGQAGCEVLNLPQR; translated from the coding sequence GTGCTGGCTTCGCCTAAAAACCCTGCCCTCATGGTCGTGGACATGCAGAACGATTTCGTGCGCAGGCATGCGCCGATGGAGGTTGCATCCGCGCGCGAAACCATACCTTCGATCAGCAGACTCATTGCGGCGTTTCGCGGCAACGGCAAGGCGGTGGTATTCACGCGATACGTTGCCGACCCCCTGTATCAGGCCTTGGCCGGCAAGCTGACCTGGATCAAGCTGACCGATGCGCCGACCCATGCGTGCGTGCCGGGCTTCATGCGATCCTACGGCGATGTCGAGGGCCTGCGGGATGCCGCGGAGGTGATCGACGAGCTTGCGCCACAGGATGGCGATATCGTGCTGGACAAGGTCTATTTCAGCGCCTTTCATGCCACGGATCTTGCCAAGACGCTCAAGCTGCTTGCGGTAGACGGTCTGGTATTCGTCGGCACGGTAGCGGAGATGTGCGTCGAAGATAGCTGCCGTCACGCCGTGCATTTCGGTTATCCCACGATTGTGGTGGAGGATGCTGTTTCTTCCAACCATCCGCCCAGCCGGCAGGCCATGCTCGATGCTTTCGCACGCAACTACGGCTGGGTGATGACCACGGACCGGCTCCTGGATTCTTTCGCGGTCGGGCAAGCGGGATGCGAGGTCTTGAACCTACCGCAGCGGTGA
- a CDS encoding quaternary amine ABC transporter ATP-binding protein, protein MTDRITVEGVYKIFGRSPESALAMLKSGETKEAVLQKTGQVVGLSDVSLSVPVGSIYMIMGLSGSGKSTLARCINRLIEPNAGRILIDGEEITGASEARLREIRRTRISMVFQHFGLLPNRTVLENAEFGLKLRGVPAAARRKKVMEVLEVVGLASWANHLPGTLSGGMRQRVGLARALATDADVLIMDEAFSALDPLIRSEMQDELLRLHRTFHKTILFITHDFQEALKLGSRVAIMADGMVMREGVPQDIVTKPGNDYVAAFTRDVNRAHLFDASSVMVESSPLRLDGRASGGRDADGEPVFIVDDSMQVVGVVGPRQLPRLADGSAIQSLMSKDYETVCGTEKLSVVASLCHRDRPIAVVDEGGRYLGRVDPLQILSRIGAPAAASSQSRGAEA, encoded by the coding sequence GTGACGGATCGCATAACGGTCGAGGGCGTGTACAAGATTTTCGGCAGATCGCCGGAATCGGCTTTGGCCATGCTGAAGTCTGGCGAGACAAAGGAAGCTGTGCTCCAGAAGACCGGGCAGGTCGTCGGCTTGAGCGACGTGTCGCTGTCCGTTCCCGTCGGTTCGATTTACATGATCATGGGCTTGTCCGGCTCCGGTAAGTCGACGCTTGCGCGATGCATCAATCGCCTCATCGAGCCGAATGCAGGGCGCATCCTTATCGATGGCGAGGAGATCACCGGCGCCAGCGAAGCGCGGCTGCGCGAAATCCGCCGGACGCGTATCTCCATGGTGTTCCAGCACTTCGGCCTGTTGCCGAACAGAACGGTGTTGGAGAATGCCGAGTTCGGCCTGAAACTGCGCGGTGTGCCAGCCGCCGCGCGCAGGAAGAAGGTGATGGAGGTGCTGGAGGTCGTCGGGCTGGCTTCGTGGGCAAATCATCTTCCCGGTACGCTGAGCGGCGGCATGCGTCAGCGCGTCGGATTGGCCCGCGCACTCGCCACGGATGCCGATGTCCTGATCATGGACGAGGCTTTCAGCGCGCTGGACCCACTCATCCGCAGCGAAATGCAGGACGAACTGCTGCGCCTGCACAGGACTTTCCACAAGACCATCCTGTTCATCACGCATGATTTCCAGGAGGCGCTGAAGCTCGGAAGCAGGGTCGCCATCATGGCGGATGGAATGGTGATGCGCGAAGGCGTTCCGCAGGACATCGTGACCAAGCCCGGCAATGACTACGTCGCAGCCTTCACCCGCGACGTCAACCGGGCCCATCTGTTCGATGCGAGTTCCGTGATGGTGGAAAGCAGCCCGCTCCGGCTAGACGGACGTGCGTCCGGCGGCCGCGATGCCGATGGCGAACCGGTGTTCATCGTCGACGATTCGATGCAGGTCGTGGGTGTCGTCGGACCACGCCAGTTGCCACGCCTCGCCGATGGTTCGGCGATCCAATCATTGATGAGCAAGGACTATGAGACGGTATGCGGCACGGAAAAGCTGTCGGTGGTGGCCAGCCTGTGCCATCGAGACCGGCCGATAGCCGTTGTTGACGAGGGCGGCCGATATTTGGGGCGTGTCGATCCACTCCAGATACTGTCCCGCATTGGCGCTCCGGCGGCGGCTTCCTCGCAATCCCGGGGAGCGGAGGCCTGA
- the proX gene encoding glycine betaine/L-proline ABC transporter substrate-binding protein ProX translates to MSANYRYRKGLRLACAMAVAATMMGGQSFAQDKPGEGKTIRFTSSDSLGANYIQDQVLIAGLEKLGYDVKLSTMNMSAILQAISQDDLDMTGDINWPQAEPAIAQISDTVELINEGTIAGGGINGYMIDKKTAEANNITNVSQLKDPKIAALFDTDGDGKANLVNCDPAWKCGDVVDFQVKEFGLSDTVRSIRAKYEPLIGEVFARADRGEPILLYTWSPSWIVYRLKPGKDVVWLPIPYDALPEGVSKPKTHEVKDVVGCAGGQNPCRMAVGPWNWRTLANKKFLADNPAAKKFIEQAKWSLDIWSQWEGDLGAGNKTDAEIKKIANDWIAANQSEFDGWVKNAAAAGK, encoded by the coding sequence ATGTCGGCGAATTATCGATACCGCAAAGGGCTGAGACTGGCCTGCGCCATGGCTGTTGCAGCAACCATGATGGGTGGGCAGAGTTTTGCGCAGGATAAGCCTGGCGAAGGCAAGACCATTCGTTTCACGTCCTCCGACAGCCTGGGCGCCAACTATATTCAGGACCAGGTCCTGATAGCGGGCCTCGAGAAACTCGGTTACGACGTAAAGTTGTCGACCATGAACATGTCGGCGATCCTGCAGGCCATTTCGCAGGACGACCTCGACATGACCGGCGACATCAACTGGCCGCAGGCCGAGCCCGCCATCGCACAGATCTCGGATACGGTCGAACTGATCAATGAAGGCACGATCGCGGGCGGCGGCATCAACGGCTACATGATCGACAAGAAGACAGCCGAAGCCAACAACATCACCAATGTCTCGCAACTGAAGGACCCGAAGATCGCCGCCTTGTTCGACACCGACGGTGACGGAAAAGCCAATCTGGTGAATTGCGATCCCGCTTGGAAGTGCGGTGACGTCGTCGATTTCCAGGTCAAGGAGTTCGGCTTGAGCGATACGGTGCGCTCCATCCGCGCCAAATACGAGCCGCTGATCGGCGAGGTCTTTGCGCGGGCCGACCGAGGAGAGCCGATCCTTCTTTACACCTGGAGCCCATCCTGGATCGTCTATCGGCTGAAGCCCGGCAAGGACGTGGTGTGGCTGCCGATCCCGTATGACGCTCTTCCCGAGGGCGTATCGAAACCGAAGACGCACGAGGTCAAGGACGTGGTTGGCTGTGCGGGGGGGCAGAACCCATGCCGCATGGCGGTTGGCCCATGGAACTGGCGCACGCTCGCCAACAAGAAGTTCCTGGCTGACAATCCGGCGGCCAAGAAATTCATCGAACAAGCGAAATGGTCGCTGGACATCTGGAGCCAGTGGGAAGGCGATCTGGGGGCCGGCAACAAGACCGACGCCGAGATCAAGAAGATCGCCAACGACTGGATTGCCGCAAATCAGTCGGAGTTCGATGGCTGGGTAAAGAATGCGGCTGCCGCCGGGAAATAA
- a CDS encoding ABC transporter permease, with amino-acid sequence MLDVDNLYVIPLDQWIQVGVRWLAMHFRPLFQTIKWPVETLLTAIDHGLHAIPFPILIGIFALIAWRSASRGVAIFTLLSLTLIAFMGLWAEAITTLSLIATAIVVCVILGIPIGILCARHDRAWTIVRPVLDVMQTTPSFVYLVPVVMLFGVGTVPGAVAVIVAAISPLIRFTNLGIRLVDKEMVEAGRAFGATDRQLLWEVQLPLALPTILGGLNQTVLMAMVMSVIVSMIGAEGLGLVVLQGLGRLDVGMAAVGGIAIVLLAMILDRITQGLANQDKAGPTRGIRAALAQLLRPRNEEAGSFETNHQQV; translated from the coding sequence ATGCTGGATGTCGATAATCTCTATGTCATCCCGCTGGACCAATGGATCCAGGTCGGCGTCCGCTGGCTGGCAATGCATTTCCGGCCACTTTTCCAGACCATCAAGTGGCCCGTCGAGACCCTTCTGACCGCGATCGACCATGGACTCCATGCCATTCCGTTTCCGATCCTGATCGGGATCTTTGCCCTCATCGCATGGCGCTCCGCATCGCGTGGCGTGGCTATATTCACGCTGCTTTCGCTGACCCTGATTGCCTTCATGGGCCTGTGGGCGGAAGCGATTACCACCCTGTCGCTCATCGCCACGGCAATCGTGGTGTGCGTCATTCTTGGCATTCCAATCGGAATCCTGTGCGCGCGCCACGATCGCGCCTGGACCATCGTGCGGCCGGTGCTCGATGTCATGCAGACGACGCCCAGCTTCGTCTACCTGGTCCCGGTGGTCATGCTGTTCGGCGTCGGAACGGTGCCTGGGGCAGTCGCGGTCATCGTGGCGGCGATATCGCCGCTGATCCGCTTCACCAATCTCGGGATTCGTCTTGTCGACAAGGAGATGGTCGAGGCGGGGCGGGCCTTCGGTGCCACCGATCGCCAACTTCTCTGGGAAGTCCAACTTCCATTGGCCTTGCCAACCATTCTGGGCGGCCTCAACCAGACAGTACTGATGGCTATGGTCATGTCGGTGATCGTATCCATGATCGGGGCCGAAGGGCTCGGACTTGTGGTCCTGCAGGGGCTGGGACGTCTCGATGTCGGCATGGCTGCCGTCGGCGGCATCGCCATCGTCCTGCTAGCCATGATCCTCGATCGCATCACGCAGGGCCTGGCCAACCAGGACAAGGCCGGACCAACCCGGGGCATCCGGGCCGCCCTGGCTCAGTTGCTGCGTCCCAGAAATGAGGAAGCGGGGAGTTTCGAAACGAACCACCAGCAGGTTTGA